The Leptolyngbya sp. CCY15150 genome contains a region encoding:
- a CDS encoding biphenyl 2,3-dioxygenase — MTYQAFPQLRFPRWRLQRSLPRLLGWLLALVIGLGLLPGGAIAAPAPTTVHINLGTSADELKFVPNHLEFQAGKLYRLVLDNPSPEKHYFTAKDFADAIWTKKVEAGNVEIKGAIHELELRPGTQAEWFFVAMKPGEYELRCVIAGHREAGMVGRLTVTE, encoded by the coding sequence ATGACCTATCAAGCCTTCCCTCAGCTCCGATTTCCCCGATGGAGACTACAGCGATCGCTGCCTCGACTGCTGGGCTGGCTGCTGGCCCTTGTCATCGGGTTAGGACTGCTGCCTGGAGGGGCGATCGCTGCTCCCGCACCCACTACGGTGCATATAAATCTGGGCACCTCGGCAGATGAACTGAAGTTTGTGCCCAACCACCTAGAGTTCCAGGCCGGCAAGCTCTACAGGCTGGTGCTGGATAATCCTAGTCCTGAGAAACACTACTTCACCGCCAAAGACTTCGCCGATGCCATTTGGACGAAGAAGGTGGAGGCGGGCAATGTGGAAATCAAGGGTGCTATCCACGAGCTAGAACTGCGCCCCGGCACCCAGGCAGAATGGTTTTTTGTTGCCATGAAGCCCGGCGAGTATGAACTCCGCTGCGTGATTGCGGGGCATAGGGAAGCGGGCATGGTGGGACGCCTAACGGTTACGGAGTAG